A genomic window from Anguilla rostrata isolate EN2019 chromosome 14, ASM1855537v3, whole genome shotgun sequence includes:
- the lmnb1 gene encoding lamin-B1: MATATSTPAGQRISTRTSAASTPLSPTRISRLQEKEELSNLNDRLAVYIDKVRSLESENSVLHLQISEKEEVRSRELTGLKSLYETELADTRRSLDDTAKERARLQIELGKLRTEHEQLLQSCAKKDADFSGTQARLRDTEASLNSKEAALVTALSERSTLEASLADLQDQLSELDAGLTAAKKQLGEETLLRVDLENRCQSLSEELEFRKNMFEEELKDTRHRHETRLVEVDSGRQVEFEFKLAQALTDIRQQHDQQVQLYKDEMEQTYVAKLENARLASEMNNSSAGMAREELRESRLRVESLAAQLASLQKETRGWQDRIIELEAALAQERDASRRSLAEKEMEISEIRAKMQQQLDEYEQLLDVKLALDMEINAYRKLLEGEEERLKLSPSPSSRVTVSRASSSRSVRTTRGKRKRVDVEESEASSSVSIAHSASATGNVCIHELDVDGKFICLSNNSEQDQPMGGFEMTRTIGDSSATYKFTPKYVLRAGQKVTIWASNAGVSSSPPTDLIWKNQSSWGTGEDIQVVLKNPQGEEVAQRTTVFKTVTEEELGEEEEEDEGVEVIEEEPFLQPGDPRGAKRGCSIM; this comes from the exons ATGGCGACCGCAACTTCGACTCCGGCCGGACAGAGAATAAGCACCCGCACCAGTGCCGCCAGCACTCCACTTAGCCCCACGCGGATATCCCGGCTTCAGGAGAAAGAGGAACTAAGCAACCTGAACGACCGGCTGGCCGTTTACATCGACAAGGTCCGCAGCCTCGAGTCCGAGAACAGCGTTCTCCACCTGCAGATTTcggagaaggaggaggtgaggagccGCGAGCTCACGGGCTTAAAATCACTGTACGAGACCGAGCTCGCCGACACCAGGAGATCCCTCGATGACACCGCCAAGGAGCGCGCGAGGCTGCAGATCGAACTGGGAAAGCTCAGGACCGAGCACGAGCAGCTGCTGCAAAG ctgTGCCAAGAAGGATGCGGACTTTTCTGGAACCCAGGCCCGGCTCAGGGACACGGAGGCCTCCCTCAACAGCAAGGAGGCGGCCCTGGTGACCGCTCTGTCGGAGAGGAGCACCCTGGAGGCCAGCCTGGCCGACCTGCAGGACCAGCTGTCCGAG CTGGACGCGGGCCTGACCGCCGCTAAGAAGCAGCTGGGGGAGGAGACTCTTCTGCGCGTGGACCTGGAGAACCGCTGCCAGAGCCTGTCCGAGGAGCTGGAGTTCAGGAAGAACATGTTCGAGGAG gagcTGAAGGACACGCGGCACAGGCATGAGACCCGGCTGGTGGAGGTGGACTCCGGGCGGCAGGTGGAGTTCGAGTTCAAGCTGGCCCAGGCGCTGACCGACATCCGTCAGCAGCACGACCAGCAGGTGCAGCTGTACAAGGATGAGATGGAGCAGACCTACGTCGCCAAG CTGGAGAACGCGCGGCTGGCCTCCGAGATGAACAACTCGTCCGCCGGCATGGCCCGGGAGGAGCTGCGGGAGTCGCGGCTTCGCGTGGAGAGCCTGGCAGCGCAGCTGGCCAGCCTGCAGaaggag ACCCGTGGGTGGCAGGACCGCATCATCGAGCTGGAGGCGGCGCTGGCACAGGAGCGCGATGCCAGCCGGCGCTCGCTGGCAGAGAAGGAGATGGAGATCAGTGAGATCCGCGCCaagatgcagcagcagctggacgAGTACGAGCAGCTGCTGGACGTCAAGCTGGCGCTGGACATGGAGATCAACGCCTACCGGAAGCttctggagggagaggaggagag GCTGAAGCTGTCTCCCAGCCCCTCCTCGCGTGTCACAGTGTCCCGAGCCTCGTCCAGCCGCAGTGTGCGGACCACGCGGGGCAAGCGTAAGCGCGTGGACGTGGAGGAGTCGGAGGCTAGCAGCAGCGTCAGCATCGCACACTCCGCCTCCGCCACCGGCAACGTCTGCATCCACGAGCTGGACGTAGACGGGAAGTTCATCTGCCTCAGCAACAACTCCGAGCAG GATCAGCCAATGGGAGGCTTCGAGATGACCAGGACCATTGGGGACTCCTCCGCCACCTACAAGTTCACCCCAAAATACGTGCTGAGGGCGGGGCAGAAAGTCACG ATCTGGGCCTCCAATGCGGGTGTGAGCTCCAGTCCTCCCACGGACCTGATCTGGAAGAACCAGAGCTCCTGGGGAACAGGGGAGGACATTCAGGTGGTCCTGAAGAACCCACAGGGAGAG GAGGTGGCCCAGAGGACCACCGTGTTCAAGACGGTCACAGAAGAGGAGCtgggcgaggaagaggaggaggacgaaggGGTAGAGGTCATCGAGGAGGAACCCTTTCTCCAGCCG GGTGATCCCCGGGGGGCGAAACGAGGCTGCTCCATCATGTGA